The following coding sequences are from one Triticum dicoccoides isolate Atlit2015 ecotype Zavitan chromosome 4A, WEW_v2.0, whole genome shotgun sequence window:
- the LOC119287400 gene encoding B-cell receptor-associated protein 31-like: MIPLLFLVLFAEGAVALLLMVKIGPLRELAMRGVEQVKTGKGPATVKTLACTLSVILMSSVAAIVRIQDRGHKIGNVSPMDQVLWRTHLLEASLIGYTLFLAFVIDRLHHYLRKLITLRKSANTSREEVEKLQMENRSLREKEEKSASEMKKLQQDMAKLSEDMKKLKSESEDHQRKASDAEAHVNALQKQSEELLLEYDRLLEDNQILQSQLHYKG; this comes from the exons ATGATCCCGCTGCTGTTCCTGGTGCTGTTCGCGGAGGGGGCGGTGGCGCTGCTGCTCATGGTCAAGATCGGGCCGCTGCGGGAGCTGGCGATGCGGGGCGTGGAGCAGGTCAAGACCGGCAAGGGCCCCGCCACCGTCAAGACGCTCGCCTGCACGCTCTCCGTCATCCTCATGTCCAGCGTCGCCGCCATCGTCAGGATCCAGGACAGGGGCCACAAGATCGGCAACGTCAGCCCCATGGACCAGGTGCTCTGGCGGACGCACCTCCTCGAGGCATCCCTCATCG GATACACACTATTCCTTGCATTTGTCATCGACCGGTTGCACCACTACCTTCGGAAGCTCATCACCCTGAGGAAGTCAGCCAACACCTCAAGGGAGGAGGTCGAGAAGCTCCAAATGGAGAACCGGTCCTTGCGCGAGAAGGAGGAGAAGTCGGCCAGCGAGATGAAGAAGCTTCAGCAGGACATGGCCAAGCTGAGCGAGGACATGAAGAAGCTGAAATCCGAGTCCGAGGATCACCAGAGGAAAGCGTCTGATGCAGAGGCCCATGTCAATGCCCTGCAGAAGCAATCTGAAGAGCTGCTCCTCGAGTACGACCGGCTGCTGGAGGACAACCAGATCCTGCAGTCCCAGCTTCACTACAAAGGCTGA
- the LOC119287401 gene encoding uncharacterized protein LOC119287401, with product MDREACTSHNVLERILLDESAEPTNLPLSLLEDITNCFSLDHQIGSGGFAVVYKGVVGKGTVAVKKLSNTYGVHENKFQEEIKCLIKAKHKNIVRFLGYCADAQGKMKEYEGNLVMAEERNWLLCFDYACNGSLDRHITDATCGLNWRKRYQIIRGVSTGLVFLREKGILHLDLKPANILLDSHMVPKIADFGLSRCLSQAQTCAITQNIFGTKGYMDPEYIRSGQIGFASDVYSLGVIIMEILTGARRYCKDEHAVGRWMDRLGVSEGDMQLEQVRVCSEIAIECMDLDPAKRPDACHIIDRLDKIEGPDKSDKTGINNSFTELQVNLPREQFEERVGNPAAKSLQADVEEHSEILEDAAKTIERPHFQEGQEKLGQLSLCGGQDTMEKLNRHETSNSSSISTLFYGFSILDMYNKTAYRIFDRNNRRISEQSHFINIFTTEELRPIIMSSNLIREVNSAKVYKGVVDDALLAVKQMFNADEKQLKNEVIIQSQIIHKNIACLIGCCLEMDNPILVYEFLPRGTLHDILHSGSKVPLNLDVRLNIVAESAQGLAYLHSQARTKILHGDVKSANILLDHNFVPKIAVFDLSRLIARDNEHTSFVIGDMTYMDPVYMQTGQLTEKSDVYSFGVVILELISRKPTYIDSVWLVQSFIELRREGKKATELFDKKIAVTTRDLVILDCLAEIAVDRVNLDVDQRPTMTEVAERLVILNRSRRLHARHTSADYSEETDISSSFAEQRKVGHLPWGVQDTNGRGGGNSSSVSTGFFKLNNLDIFNWKGRRNFNRNTRHTLGKSHFIKIFRKEELKPIIRSANSIGRGAFGEVYKGFIDNTLFAVKIPINSSLLEHPQFHNQVINMSQVSHKNIVRLIGCCREADHPMLVFELVSNGTVNDILHGGNNAPLKLDVRLTIVAESAQGLAYLHSQVRIKILHGDVKPANILLDENCMPKIAGFGISRLITGDKEHTVHIIGDMCYMDPVYLQTGRQTLKSDVYSFGIVILEVISRKKATHSDNNNLVSSFLEVHREGKKATELFDKEIAVTTGDLEVLDCLAEIAVECINLDVDQRPTMTDIAERLLILNRSRRPKIVCQ from the exons GGAGTGGTCGGGAAAGGTACGGTTGCTGTGAAGAAGCTGTCAAACACGTATGGTGTTCATGAGAATAAATTCCAGGAAGAGATTAAGTGCCTGATAAAGGCCAAGCACAAGAATATTGTACGGTTTCTGGGGTATTGCGCTGACGCACAAGGTAAAATGAAAGAGTACGAGGGGAATCTTGTCATGGCAGAGGAACGAAACTGGCTGCTATGTTTTGATTATGCATGCAACGGGAGTCTCGATAGACACATTACCG ATGCAACTTGTGGACTTAATTGGAGGAAGCGGTATCAAATAATCAGGGGGGTGTCTACAGGTTTAGTTTTTCTCCGTGAGAAGGGTATTCTTCACTTGGACTTGAAGCCGGCTAATATATTGCTAGACAGTCACATGGTACCCAAAATTGCTGATTTTGGTCTATCAAGATGCCTTAGTCAAGCACAAACCTGTGCTATTACTCAAAATATATTTGGAACAAA AGGATATATGGATCCAGAATACATCAGATCAGGCCAAATTGGATTCGCGTCAGATGTATATAGCCTTGGCGTTATAATCATGGAGATACTGACAGGAGCAAGGAGGTATTGCAAAGATGAGCAT GCAGTCGGAAGATGGATGGATCGATTGGGGGTATCAGAGGGGGACATGCAATTAGAACAAGTGAGAGTATGCAGTGAGATAGCGATAGAGTGCATGGACTTGGACCCAGCGAAGAGACCAGATGCATGCCATATAATTGATAGACTTGATAAAATTGAGGGTCCTGACAAATCAGACAAAACTGGCATCAACAATTCATTCACTGAGCTGCAGGTAAATTTACCAAGGGAACAATTTGAAGAAAGAGTTGGAAACCCTGCAGCTAAGAGCCTCCAAGCGGATGTCGAGGAACACTCTGAAATATTGGAAGATGCCGCAAAAACAATTGAAAGGCCTCATTTCCAAGAAGGCCAAGAGAAATTAGGCCAGTTATCATTATGTGGTGGGCAAGATACGATGGAAAAGCTCAACCGCCATGAAACAAGCAATTCTAGCTCTATATCTACTCTGTTCTATGGGTTTAGCATTTTGGACATGTACAACAAGACAGCATACAGGATTTTCGATAGGAACAACAGGCGTATATCAGAACAGTCACATTTTATAAATATCTTCACAACGGAGGAGCTCAGGCCAATAATAATGAGTAGTAATCTCATCAGAGAAGTTAACTCCGCTAAAGTTTACAAAGGCGTTGTTGATGATGCTCTGCTTGCAGTAAAGCAAATGTTTAATGCTGATGAAAAGCAATTAAAAAATGAAGTCATCATCCAGTCTCAAATCATACACAAGAACATTGCTTGTCTCATAGGTTGTTGCCTAGAAATGGATAACCCCATTCTGGTTTACGAGTTCCTCCCCAGAGGAACCCTTCATGACATACTTCACAGCGGCAGCAAGGTGCCTCTCAACTTGGATGTGCGTCTAAATATTGTTGCAGAATCAGCACAAGGGCTAGCCTACTTACATTCACAAGCTCGTACCAAAATCTTGCATGGTGATGTCAAATCAGCAAATATACTCTTGGATCATAACTTTGTGCCAAAGATCGCGGTCTTTGACCTATCGAGGTTGATTGCGAGAGATAATGAACACACTTCCTTCGTCATCGGTGACATGACCTATATGGATCCAGTATACATGCAAACAGGTCAACTGACAGAAAAAAGTGATGTCTACAGTTTTGGAGTCGTGATCTTGGAGCTCATTAGCAGGAAGCCCACCTATATTGACAGTGTTTGGTTAGTGCAGAGTTTCATTGAATTACGCAGAGAAGGGAAGAAAGCAACCGAGCTCTTTGACAAGAAAATTGCAGTAACAACGAGAGATTTGGTGATCCTTGACTGTCTTGCAGAGATTGCTGTGGACCGTGTTAACCTTGATGTGGATCAAAGGCCCACAATGACGGAAGTTGCAGAGCGCCTTGTCATACTGAATCGATCTCGTAGATTACATGCACGACATACGAGTGCTGACTATTCAGAGGAAACTGACATTAGTTCTTCATTTGCTGAGCAACGGAAAGTAGGTCACTTACCATGGGGAGTGCAAGATACAAACGGTCGTGGTGGAGGTAATTCTAGCTCTGTCTCTACTGGGTTTTTCAAGTTGAACAATTTGGATATTTTCAATTGGAAAGGGCGCAGAAATTTCAATAGGAACACCAGGCATACATTAGGAAAGTCACATTTTATAAAGATCTTCAGGAAGGAGGAGCTCAAGCCAATAATAAGGAGTGCCAATAGTATTGGAAGAGGTGCCTTTGGTGAAGTTTACAAGGGATTTATTGATAACACACTGTTTGCGGTAAAGATACCGATTAATTCCAGTTTGTTAGAGCATCCACAATTTCACAATCAGGTCATCAACATGTCTCAAGTCAGCCACAAGAATATCGTCAGGCTCATAGGTTGTTGCCGAGAAGCAGATCACCCCATGCTAGTGTTCGAGCTCGTCTCCAATGGTACCGTGAATGATATTCTTCATGGCGGCAATAATGCGCCCTTAAAGTTGGACGTGCGTCTAACTATTGTTGCAGAATCAGCACAAGGGCTAGCTTATCTGCATTCACAAGTTCGTATCAAAATCCTGCATGGTGATGTTAAACCGGCAAATATACTCCTGGATGAAAACTGTATGCCAAAGATTGCAGGCTTTGGCATATCAAGGTTGATTACAGGAGATAAGGAACACACTGTCCATATCATCGGTGACATGTGTTATATGGATCCAGTGTACCTGCAAACAGGCCGGCAGACCTTGAAAAGTGATGTCTACAGTTTTGGAATTGTGATCTTGGAGGTCATTAGCAGAAAAAAGGCCACTCATTCTGATAATAACAACCTAGTGAGCAGTTTCCTTGAAGTTCACAGAGAAGGGAAGAAAGCAACCGAGCTGTTTGACAAGGAAATTGCAGTAACAACAGGAGATTTGGAGGTTCTTGACTGTCTGGCAGAGATTGCCGTGGAATGTATTAACCTTGATGTAGATCAAAGGCCCACGATGACAGATATTGCAGAGCGCCTACTCATACTGAATCGATCTCGTAGGCCAAAAATTGTTTGCCAATAA